A part of Ammospiza caudacuta isolate bAmmCau1 chromosome 5, bAmmCau1.pri, whole genome shotgun sequence genomic DNA contains:
- the PMPCB gene encoding mitochondrial-processing peptidase subunit beta isoform X2, with translation MASAGALRRICASTWEKGVHVGTGRCTVSKAATEVILNVPETRVSPLENGLQVASEDSGLSTCTVGLWIDAGSRYENEKNNGTAHFLEHMAFKGTKKRSQLDLELEIENMGAHLNAYTSREQTVYYAKAFSKDLPRAVEILADIIQNSTLGEAEIERERGVILREMQEVETNLQEVVFDYLHATAYQNTALGRTILGPTENIKSINRNDLVEYITTHYKGPRMVLAAAGGVSHDELLDLAKCHFGNLPSAPEGGLPPLPPCSFTGSEIRIRDDKMPLAHLAIAVEAAGWSDPDTIPLMVANTLIGNWDRSFGGGVNLSSKLAQIACQGNLCHSFQSFNTCYTDTGLWGLYMVCEPSTIQDMVHFVQKEWIRLCTSVTENEVARAKNLLKTNMLLQLDGSTPICEDIGRQMLCYKRRIPIPELEARIEAIDAQTIREICTKYIYDKHPAVAAVGPIEQLPEYSKICSGMYWRRE, from the exons GGTGTGCATGTTGGAACAGGGAGGTGCACAGTTTCCAAAGCAGCAACAGAAGTAATCCTAAATGTCCCTGAAACTAGGGTGAGTCCTTTGGAAAATGGCTTGCAAGTAGCTTCTGAGGACTCTGGACTCTCAACGTGCACA gTTGGACTTTGGATTGATGCTGGAAGCAGATATGAAAATGAGAAGAACAATGGCACTGCTCACTTTCTTGAGCATATGGCTTTCAAG GGAACAAAAAAGAGATCTCAGTTAGACCTTGAGCTAGAGATTGAGAACATGGGGGCTCATCTGAACGCGTACACATCCAGGGAACAAACTGTGTACTATGCAAAGGCTTTTTCAAAAGACTTACCAAGAG CTGTGGAAATTCTTGCTGACATAATTCAGAACAGCACCCTGGGAGAGGCGGAGATCGAGCGGGAGCGAGGAGTTATCCTGCGGGAGATGCAGGAGGTTGAAACCAACCTGCAGGAAGTTGTCTTTGATTACCTGCATGCCACAGCCTACCAGAACACAGCCCTAGGACGCACCATTTTGGGACCCACTGAAAATATCAA ATCCATAAATCGTAATGACTTGGTGGAGTACATAACAACACATTACAAAGGACCCAGAATggtcttggctgctgctggag GGGTCTCTCACGATGAACTACTTGACCTGGCAAAGTGCCATTTTGGAAACTTGCCATCTGCTCCAGAAGGAGGACTGCCACCCCTGCCCCCTTGTAGCTTCACAGGCAGTGAG ATCCGGATAAGGGATGACAAGATGCCCCTGGCACACCTGGCCATCGCCGTGGAAGCAGCCGGCTGGTCTGACCCCGACACCATCCCCCTCATGGTGGCCAACACCCTGATAGGGAACTGGGATCGCTCCTTTGGAGGAGGAGTG AATTTGTCCAGTAAACTTGCTCAGATTGCCTGCCAAGGTAACCTGTGTCACAGCTTCCAGTCCTTCAACACCTGCTACACTgacacagggctgtggggacTCTATATGGTCTGTGAGCCATCCACTATTCAGGACATGGTGCACTTTGTTCAGAAAGAATG GATAAGACTTTGCACAAGCGTTACAGAAAATGAAGTAGCTCGAGCAAAAAATCTTCTGAAGACAAATATGCTGCTACAACTTGATG gGTCCACACCAATCTGTGAAGACATCGGAAGACAAATGCTGTGTTACAAGCGCCGAATCCCAATTCCAGAACTTGAGGCAAGAATTGAA GCAATAGATGCCCAGACTATTAGAGAAATCTGCACAAAGTACATCTATGATAAGCATCCTGCAGTTGCTGCCGTGG GTCCAATTGAACAACTTCCAGAGTATAGCAAAATCTGCAGTGGCATGTATTGGCGTCGTGAGTAG
- the PMPCB gene encoding mitochondrial-processing peptidase subunit beta isoform X1 yields MAASAARSAARRLLLPWSARLVRAPGAAQRGVHVGTGRCTVSKAATEVILNVPETRVSPLENGLQVASEDSGLSTCTVGLWIDAGSRYENEKNNGTAHFLEHMAFKGTKKRSQLDLELEIENMGAHLNAYTSREQTVYYAKAFSKDLPRAVEILADIIQNSTLGEAEIERERGVILREMQEVETNLQEVVFDYLHATAYQNTALGRTILGPTENIKSINRNDLVEYITTHYKGPRMVLAAAGGVSHDELLDLAKCHFGNLPSAPEGGLPPLPPCSFTGSEIRIRDDKMPLAHLAIAVEAAGWSDPDTIPLMVANTLIGNWDRSFGGGVNLSSKLAQIACQGNLCHSFQSFNTCYTDTGLWGLYMVCEPSTIQDMVHFVQKEWIRLCTSVTENEVARAKNLLKTNMLLQLDGSTPICEDIGRQMLCYKRRIPIPELEARIEAIDAQTIREICTKYIYDKHPAVAAVGPIEQLPEYSKICSGMYWRRE; encoded by the exons GGTGTGCATGTTGGAACAGGGAGGTGCACAGTTTCCAAAGCAGCAACAGAAGTAATCCTAAATGTCCCTGAAACTAGGGTGAGTCCTTTGGAAAATGGCTTGCAAGTAGCTTCTGAGGACTCTGGACTCTCAACGTGCACA gTTGGACTTTGGATTGATGCTGGAAGCAGATATGAAAATGAGAAGAACAATGGCACTGCTCACTTTCTTGAGCATATGGCTTTCAAG GGAACAAAAAAGAGATCTCAGTTAGACCTTGAGCTAGAGATTGAGAACATGGGGGCTCATCTGAACGCGTACACATCCAGGGAACAAACTGTGTACTATGCAAAGGCTTTTTCAAAAGACTTACCAAGAG CTGTGGAAATTCTTGCTGACATAATTCAGAACAGCACCCTGGGAGAGGCGGAGATCGAGCGGGAGCGAGGAGTTATCCTGCGGGAGATGCAGGAGGTTGAAACCAACCTGCAGGAAGTTGTCTTTGATTACCTGCATGCCACAGCCTACCAGAACACAGCCCTAGGACGCACCATTTTGGGACCCACTGAAAATATCAA ATCCATAAATCGTAATGACTTGGTGGAGTACATAACAACACATTACAAAGGACCCAGAATggtcttggctgctgctggag GGGTCTCTCACGATGAACTACTTGACCTGGCAAAGTGCCATTTTGGAAACTTGCCATCTGCTCCAGAAGGAGGACTGCCACCCCTGCCCCCTTGTAGCTTCACAGGCAGTGAG ATCCGGATAAGGGATGACAAGATGCCCCTGGCACACCTGGCCATCGCCGTGGAAGCAGCCGGCTGGTCTGACCCCGACACCATCCCCCTCATGGTGGCCAACACCCTGATAGGGAACTGGGATCGCTCCTTTGGAGGAGGAGTG AATTTGTCCAGTAAACTTGCTCAGATTGCCTGCCAAGGTAACCTGTGTCACAGCTTCCAGTCCTTCAACACCTGCTACACTgacacagggctgtggggacTCTATATGGTCTGTGAGCCATCCACTATTCAGGACATGGTGCACTTTGTTCAGAAAGAATG GATAAGACTTTGCACAAGCGTTACAGAAAATGAAGTAGCTCGAGCAAAAAATCTTCTGAAGACAAATATGCTGCTACAACTTGATG gGTCCACACCAATCTGTGAAGACATCGGAAGACAAATGCTGTGTTACAAGCGCCGAATCCCAATTCCAGAACTTGAGGCAAGAATTGAA GCAATAGATGCCCAGACTATTAGAGAAATCTGCACAAAGTACATCTATGATAAGCATCCTGCAGTTGCTGCCGTGG GTCCAATTGAACAACTTCCAGAGTATAGCAAAATCTGCAGTGGCATGTATTGGCGTCGTGAGTAG
- the DNAJC2 gene encoding dnaJ homolog subfamily C member 2 isoform X3: MLKTLDPKDWKNQDHYAVLGLGNIRYKATQKQIKAAHKSMVLKHHPDKRKAAGEQIGEGDNDYFTCITKAYEILSDPVKRRAFNSIDPTFDNSVPSKSEAKENFFEVFSPVFERNARWSNKKNVPKLGDMNSSFEEVDAFYSFWYNFDSWREFSYLDEEEKEKAECRDERRWIEKQNRAARALRKKEEMNRIRTLVDSAYSCDPRIKKFKEEEKAKKEAEKKAKVEAKRKEQEAKEKQRQAELEAARLAKEKEEEEVRQQALVAKKEKEIQKKAIKKERQKLRTTCKNWNYFSDNEADCVKMMEEVEKLCDRLELASLQCLNEALTSTTREGGKAAVVKQIEEINEQIRREKEEAEARMRQATKSSEKTTTGGGGGSKNWPEDDLQLLIKAVNLFPAGTNSRWEVIANYMNLHSTTGIKRTAKDVINKAKSLQKLDPHQKDDINKKAFDKFKKEHGVVPQMDSAAPSERFEGSPLDSSPWTTEEQKLLEQALKTYPVNTPERWEKIAAAVPGRSKKDCMKRYKVRSLTSSWDCTRPGLERILCFYCSMRYCPRDRI, translated from the exons ATAAATCCATGGTTCTGAAACATCATCCAGACAAGCGAAAAGCTGCAGGGGAGCAGATAGGAGAGGGTGATAATGATTATTTTACTTGCATAACTAAAG CTTATGAAATATTATCTGATCCTGTGAAACGACGAGCATTTAACAGCATAGACCCAACTTTTGATAACTCTGTACCTTCCAAAAgtgaagcaaaagaaaacttCTTCGAAGTTTTCTCACCAGTTTTTGAAAGAAATGCCAG GTGGtcaaataagaaaaatgtaCCTAAACTTGGGGACATGAACTCCTCATTTGAGGAGGTAGATGCATTCTATTCCTTTTG GTATAATTTTGATTCCTGGAGAGAGTTTTCCTATTTagatgaagaggaaaaagaaaaagcagaatg TCGAGATGAAAGGAGGTGGattgaaaagcagaacagagctgccagagcattgagaaaaaaagaagaaatgaacaGAATTAGGACTCTTGTTG ACAGTGCATACAGCTGTGATCCCAGAATAAAGAAAtttaaggaggaagaaaaggcaaagaaggAAGCAGAGAAGAAAGCCAAGGTAGAAGCAAAACGAAAAGAACAGGaggcaaaagaaaaa CAAAGACAAGCAGAATTAGAAGCAGCACGGttagcaaaagaaaaggaggaggaagaagttAGGCAGCAAGCATTAGtggcaaaaaaggaaaaagagataCAGAAGAAAGCAATCaagaaagaaaggcaaaaactCAGAACAACATGCAAG AACTGGAATTACTTTTCTGATAATGAGGCAGATTGTGTTAAAATGATGGAGGAGGTGGAAAAGCTTTGTGACCGTCTTGAGCTAGCAAG tctgCAATGCTTGAATGAAGCACTTACATCCACAacaagggaaggaggaaaggcgGCTGTAGTAAAACAG atagaagaaataaatgaacaaataaGGCGAGAAAAAGAAGAGGCAGAAGCTCGTATGCGCCAAGCAACAAAGAGCTCAGAAAAGACAACCACTGGCGGTGGAGGGGGAAGCAAAAACTGGCCAGAGGATGATTTACAGTTGTTAATTAAAGCTGTGAACCTCTTTCCAGCAGGGACTAACTCAAG GTGGGAAGTTATTGCCAATTACATGAACTTGCACTCTACTACTGGAATAAAACGAACAGCAAAAGATGTCATCAATAAAGCAAAGAGTCTCCAAAAGCTTG ACCCTCATCAAAAAGATGACATAAACAAGAAAGCATTtgacaaatttaaaaaagaacatGGTGTGGTGCCTCAGATGGACAGTGCTGCCCCCTCAGAACGATTTGAAG GATCACCTCTAGATTCATCCCCTTGGACTACAGAAGAACAAAAACTTTTAGAACAAGCATTGAAGACTTATCCAGTAAATACTCCTGAAAGATGGGAGAAAATAGCAGCAGCTGTTCCAGGCCGGTCAAAAAAAGACTGCATGAAACGATATAAGGTGAGGTCCCTCACCTCCTCCTGGGACTGCAccaggccaggcctggagagaaTCCTTTGCTTTTACTGTTCCATGAGATACTGCCCCAGAGACAGGATCTGA